In the Arachis hypogaea cultivar Tifrunner chromosome 20, arahy.Tifrunner.gnm2.J5K5, whole genome shotgun sequence genome, TTCCTAAGGAGAACATGTCATGGAGGATCACTACATCTCTAGTTGAAACATCTGATATATGTGGCAGGGAAGAAGACAAGGAGGCCATAGTAAAACTGTTGTTGGATGATGATACTGGTGGTCATAGTGATGTATCTGTTATTCCCATTGTAGGCATGGGTGGGATAGGAAAGACTACTTTGGCCCAATTGGTTTACCAAGATGGCAAAGTGAAGGAGAATTTTGATTTTCGAGCTTGGATTTGTGTGTCAGAAGAGTTTGATGTTTTCAAGGTTACCAAGACTATAATCGAGGCAATAACTTCAAGTTTTTGCAACTTGACAGATTTGAATTTGCTTCAGCATGATTTAAAAGAAAAGTTGTCAAGAAAAAAATTCTTTGTTGTCTTGGACGATGTATGGAGTGAAAGTTACGAAGATTGGAATAAACTTCTAAAACCTTTTCGAAAAGGGGTTAAGGGAAGTAAAATTCTCATAACTACTAGAAGTAAAAGAGTGGCTTCTGTGGTGCAAACTGTTTCACCATATGAACTAAGCTTATTGTCTGAGGAAGATTGTTGGTTAGTGTTTTCGAAACACGCACGTCTCTCAACTGGTTCTATGGAGAATCCAACCTTGAATAAATTCGGCAAAGATCTTGTAAAGAAGTGTGATGGATTGCCCTTGGCAGCTCAAGCCCTTGGGGGCTTATTGCGTGGAAATTCTGATATCAAGTATTGGAATCATTTATTGAAGAGTGAGATCTGGGAACTCTCCGATGATAAGATAAAGGTTGTTCCCGCATTAAGAATCAGTTATTACTATCTTCCTTCGTATTTAAAGGAGTGCTTTGTTTATTGTTCTTTGTATCCCAAAGACTATGAATTTAGCAAAGATGAATTGATATTGCTATGGATGGCAGAGAATTTTTTGCAACCAGGAGGGAAAAAGACTCCAGAGGAAATTGGTGATAAATATTTTGACGAATTAGTTGCGAGATCATTTTTCCAACGTACTTTTGAAAACATATTTGTGATGCATGATCTAGTGCATGATTTGGCAATGATGTTTGCTGGAGAATTCTATTTCAGAGCTGAAGAGCTTGAGAATGCAGTTGAGGTTGATATTAAAACTCGCCGTTTGTCACATAATGGCAAAGGCAATTATCCAATCTCAAAACTTTTGGGAGTTTGTGACCGAGTAAAACACACAAGGACATTTCTTGGACTCAATTTGAGTTCAGATATTCCATTTAACATGGAAAATGCACCTTGTATCTTGTTGTCAAAGTTGAAGTACTTGAGGGCCTTGTCGTTCAAATTCTTTCCTCTCAAGTCATTGCCTGATTCAATAGGCGAGTTAATTCATTTGCGTTACTTGGATTTGTCTTACACCGACATCATGACATTGCCCGATACACTTTGTAACTTATACAATTTACAGACATTGAAGCTGTTTGGATGTTGCGCACTAGAAGCCCTTCCTGTTGGCATGAAAGATCTTACAAATTTGCGTTACCTTGATATTAGGGGGACTGGTTTGTATGAGATGCCGGAAGGCATGAGCAAATTGACAAGTTTGCAGGTTTTAAGCAGCTATGTTGTTGGGAAGCGTGAAGGGAACAAGATTAATGAATTGGGAAAACTTGCAAATCTACACCAAACAATTTCGATTGACAAATTGGAGAATGTGGTCAATAGCAGCGAAGCTTTGGAGGCAGGAATGTTTCGTAAGGATGGCATTGAATCTTTGATGTTGAAGTGGTCGCCAGCTAAATACGAGAATGTGGTTGATTCCCAAATTGAAAGAGATATACTTGAAGAGTTACGACCTCATAGTAATTTGAAACGACTACATATTTGGGGTTACAGGGGTACAGCATTTCCAGATTGGTTGGGACATTCTTCCTACCACAACATCACCCAAATAACACTGGGCGGTATTTTTTCGGGTTATTTGAAGAATTGTTGTATGCTTCCTTCACTTGGACAGTTGCCCTCTTTGAAGCACCTGGAAATTTCAATGTttgaaaggcttgctattgtagGGTCTGAGTTTTACCGAAATGATGAATCTTGTCTGGAGACTCCATTTCCAATGCTTGAAACTCTTAGATTTTACTCAATGCCTTGCTGGGAGGAATGGCGTTCATTGGAGTTCAATGCATTTCCTCGACTTAGGGAGCTTTCAATATGGGATTGTCCCATGTTGAGAGGAGATTTGCCCAATCAACTACCATCTTTGCGGTCACTTACTATTGAGTATTGCGAGCAGCTCAGTTGTTGTGTTCCAAGAGATCCTGCGATTACCTCTTTACGCATGGAAGGAAGCGAAGAAGTGAGAATTGGGGAGCTACCTCCTTTGCTGGATAAGCTATCAATTAATGGAAAGCAGCAAGCGGAGTCGGTGATGGAGGCCATTAAGCAAACTAAACTCAGTTGCCTCACATATTTATCCATCTCAGGTTGTTCATCCCGCGTATTGTTTCCAGTGAGTAGTATTCCCGCAGCACTACAAGATCTGACGATATTGAATTGCAAAAAATTAGAATTCGAAATGGAAGGCCAACACCACTCATTGCATCAACTAATGATAGAGAACAGCTGTGATTCGGTTACATCCTTCTCGCTGGATTCCTTTCCAAATCTCGTGCGTGTTGCAATCAGCGAGTGTGAAAAGATGGAGTCTGTCGTGGTGTCACGCTCTCTTTCATGTCTCCGTTATTTAGAGATAAAGAATTGTGGGAGTTTGAAATCCCTGCAGACGCTATGGATGGCATCACCTCAGCTAGAAGATCTCACATTACTTGGTTGCCCAGAGATTGATTTGTCTGCTACAGGAGATCCACACCGTAGCTTGAGATCTCTTACCATCCGCTACTGCGAGAAACAACTCAGCTGTGTAGCATCGCAGTTTCATGGGCTTACTCATCTTTGTATTGAAGGTGAATATGAGAGTGTGAAGTGTCTCCCAAAGGAAGGTTGGTTGCCTGCCACCCTTGAGTCTCTCAGACTGGAAAGCATTAAAAGTATGGAGATGTTGGAATGCAAGGGACTTGCCCACCTCACCTCACTCCAACAATTATCTATTGATTGTTCCAATATGGAGAACATTGATGGAGAAAAGCTGCCTGCCTCTCTGTTACGACTCATCATCAATGGAAGCCCTTTGGGTGAACGGTGTGAGATGAAGGACCCGCAGGTTTGGCCCAAAATTTGCCACATCCCCGCCATTCAAGTTGATGACAGATGGATTTGGTAATCCAACAACTTCAACAGGTAATTGTTTCTATCTCACACAACATTATTCTGTGTTGCCTAGTCACTAGTTTTTCATTCTTCATTCTCTTTTTACAATATTGTTATTCTTCATTCTTATTATTGTCTTGTATCATTCCTACAGCTTTTCCAACAAGAGATAACTTGTGCAGTTACGATTTTGCTTTTGATGTATCAATAATATTCAATCATTGTAATACTCAGAGGAATTCTGATAAACAAGACAATCATAATAACTGCAACAGAGGAAGGTTCTTGAGGACGGGTGGTTAGGAAACCACCTCATGACTAAAGTGGTATGGATGGCTGAACTaaccatttttcttcttttttttttttgtaaaaaaaaaaatcatttcatGAAAATTTGTATATTACCTGAGAAGGAATTTCTACTTTATAATGTTGGATTAACTTTGATTACTCCTATGAAAATTTGTATGTGGTGGTTGAAACTTTCTTGCAGAAAGCAACTGAGCAAGCAGGGACAATCATGGACACAATCCAAGAGATTCAAGAGCGGCATGACACGCTGATTGATATAGAGAGGAGCCCCAATGAACTTCATCAACTGTTCTTGGACATGGCTGTTTTAGTCCAATCTCAAGGTAAGCAACTTAATGACATAGAGAGCCACGTGGAAAGAGCAAATTTGTATGTCTGCGGTGGGTCCAGCCATTCCAGTTTGCAAGGAAGCACCAGAAGAATACCGGAAGTCCACCTTCATAATATTGATTATtgtcagtcaccaaaaaaatattgattattgtCCTTCTTATTGATCATTATCATATTTACCTTTTGAATTTCGATTCATGTGTATGTTACACTCTAAAATTCTTCCAAACCATCTGATAATAAATTTCATGCGAATGAACTAAAGTTTAACAGATAAATTTAGTTTTGCTTTAGTTAATGGGATATTAAT is a window encoding:
- the LOC112782651 gene encoding putative disease resistance RPP13-like protein 1, which produces MAAEAVLSSVLSVVFDRMSSPEVVNWIKGKKLTQNLIERLKTNLFAVQAFLIDAEQKQIKDRPVKDWLDSLKHAMYVADDLLDEVFTKAATQKDPGTFLSRFLNLQDRDVANKMEDVIDRIESLVIQKDTLGLREIPKENMSWRITTSLVETSDICGREEDKEAIVKLLLDDDTGGHSDVSVIPIVGMGGIGKTTLAQLVYQDGKVKENFDFRAWICVSEEFDVFKVTKTIIEAITSSFCNLTDLNLLQHDLKEKLSRKKFFVVLDDVWSESYEDWNKLLKPFRKGVKGSKILITTRSKRVASVVQTVSPYELSLLSEEDCWLVFSKHARLSTGSMENPTLNKFGKDLVKKCDGLPLAAQALGGLLRGNSDIKYWNHLLKSEIWELSDDKIKVVPALRISYYYLPSYLKECFVYCSLYPKDYEFSKDELILLWMAENFLQPGGKKTPEEIGDKYFDELVARSFFQRTFENIFVMHDLVHDLAMMFAGEFYFRAEELENAVEVDIKTRRLSHNGKGNYPISKLLGVCDRVKHTRTFLGLNLSSDIPFNMENAPCILLSKLKYLRALSFKFFPLKSLPDSIGELIHLRYLDLSYTDIMTLPDTLCNLYNLQTLKLFGCCALEALPVGMKDLTNLRYLDIRGTGLYEMPEGMSKLTSLQVLSSYVVGKREGNKINELGKLANLHQTISIDKLENVVNSSEALEAGMFRKDGIESLMLKWSPAKYENVVDSQIERDILEELRPHSNLKRLHIWGYRGTAFPDWLGHSSYHNITQITLGGIFSGYLKNCCMLPSLGQLPSLKHLEISMFERLAIVGSEFYRNDESCLETPFPMLETLRFYSMPCWEEWRSLEFNAFPRLRELSIWDCPMLRGDLPNQLPSLRSLTIEYCEQLSCCVPRDPAITSLRMEGSEEVRIGELPPLLDKLSINGKQQAESVMEAIKQTKLSCLTYLSISGCSSRVLFPVSSIPAALQDLTILNCKKLEFEMEGQHHSLHQLMIENSCDSVTSFSLDSFPNLVRVAISECEKMESVVVSRSLSCLRYLEIKNCGSLKSLQTLWMASPQLEDLTLLGCPEIDLSATGDPHRSLRSLTIRYCEKQLSCVASQFHGLTHLCIEGEYESVKCLPKEGWLPATLESLRLESIKSMEMLECKGLAHLTSLQQLSIDCSNMENIDGEKLPASLLRLIINGSPLGERCEMKDPQVWPKICHIPAIQVDDRWIW